In Aquiflexum balticum DSM 16537, a single genomic region encodes these proteins:
- a CDS encoding DUF3024 domain-containing protein, with protein MAIQNLQTLEIIEVMENFLDRKRPPEDIRDQVDVGYRIESQSIIIFTMRPQFNNPKVKREFPTAKATFVETKNLWKILWFRADQKWHGYEPNLHVKTVQEFTDVVEEDKHYCFWG; from the coding sequence ATGGCTATACAAAACCTGCAAACACTGGAAATAATTGAAGTCATGGAAAACTTTCTCGATAGAAAAAGACCACCTGAAGATATCAGAGACCAAGTAGATGTGGGGTATCGAATTGAAAGTCAAAGTATTATCATCTTCACGATGAGGCCTCAATTCAATAACCCAAAAGTAAAAAGGGAATTCCCTACAGCAAAGGCAACTTTTGTGGAAACAAAGAATCTATGGAAAATATTATGGTTTCGTGCAGACCAAAAATGGCATGGCTATGAACCCAACCTGCATGTCAAAACTGTTCAGGAATTTACTGATGTTGTCGAAGAAGACAAACACTATTGTTTTTGGGGTTAA
- a CDS encoding glycosyltransferase family 2 protein: MNQDSKITVSVLMAVYNTPFSLVKRAIKSVLNQNFQDFELLVLDDGSDLKLSMSLLKYCQKYQNKISYIRMQNCGQSKAINRGVHFSRGKYITIIDADDEYKANHLSTCIGEMEESDLISSLTETIVNQEADYFVPDKSDLQKNIHVDDCILFATLFGKKEVFKNIGFKNMYSADSHFYEQAAAKYAVKKLKKRTYIYYRNIPTSITAKIKEERITLF; encoded by the coding sequence ATGAATCAAGATTCTAAAATTACTGTCAGCGTTTTAATGGCTGTTTATAATACCCCCTTCAGTTTAGTAAAAAGAGCTATAAAATCTGTCTTGAATCAGAATTTTCAGGATTTTGAATTGTTGGTTTTGGATGATGGAAGTGATTTGAAATTGAGTATGAGTCTTTTGAAATACTGCCAAAAATATCAAAACAAAATCAGCTACATCAGAATGCAAAATTGTGGACAGTCCAAAGCCATCAACAGAGGAGTACATTTTAGTAGGGGCAAATATATTACCATCATTGACGCAGATGACGAATACAAAGCAAATCACTTATCTACCTGTATTGGTGAAATGGAAGAATCAGACTTGATTTCCTCATTGACAGAAACTATTGTCAATCAGGAGGCAGATTATTTTGTTCCGGACAAATCAGACCTTCAAAAAAACATCCATGTAGATGATTGCATATTATTCGCAACGCTATTTGGCAAAAAAGAAGTTTTCAAAAATATCGGATTTAAGAATATGTATTCAGCTGACAGCCATTTCTATGAACAGGCTGCAGCAAAGTACGCTGTCAAAAAACTCAAAAAGCGAACTTATATTTATTATAGAAACATACCTACAAGCATCACAGCAAAAATAAAAGAAGAAAGAATCACGCTTTTCTGA
- a CDS encoding RNA polymerase sigma-70 factor, producing the protein MQATDQQVFSNIQSGDTASFEMLFKTHYNPLCRFALSFLKDPDDAEETVQAVFIGIWEKKATIQVDTSIKSYLYRSVRNACLNEIKHQKVRQLHAGTVQAEGEPRSQPSDHLAIRKELESKIQEALETLPEQCKLIFKMSRFEELKYQEIAAQLQLSVKTVENQMGKALKLMRIQLKDYLPLITILIGRLLEP; encoded by the coding sequence ATGCAAGCAACAGACCAACAGGTTTTTTCTAACATTCAATCCGGAGATACTGCCTCGTTTGAGATGCTGTTCAAAACCCATTATAACCCACTTTGCCGCTTTGCACTTTCATTCCTCAAGGATCCGGACGATGCTGAAGAAACCGTACAGGCTGTTTTTATTGGTATTTGGGAAAAGAAAGCAACCATTCAAGTGGATACTTCCATAAAATCCTACTTGTACCGAAGCGTCCGAAATGCCTGTCTCAATGAAATCAAGCACCAAAAAGTACGACAATTGCATGCAGGAACTGTCCAAGCTGAAGGTGAACCCCGAAGTCAGCCATCTGACCACTTGGCAATCAGGAAAGAACTTGAATCAAAAATCCAGGAAGCTTTGGAAACCCTTCCTGAACAATGTAAGTTGATTTTCAAGATGAGCAGGTTTGAAGAACTCAAATACCAAGAAATCGCCGCACAATTACAATTGTCAGTCAAAACAGTTGAAAATCAAATGGGAAAAGCCTTGAAACTGATGCGCATTCAATTGAAAGATTATTTGCCATTGATCACCATATTGATAGGAAGGCTATTGGAACCATGA
- a CDS encoding phytanoyl-CoA dioxygenase family protein, translating to MKKELIESYHRDGFLLVKQMFSPDEIALLFSVATDESVTENSFDLNDQDGKKTKLTLWFTAGDDSFGLMSKCKRMIESVRNLLGSDEVCHFHSKVMQKQPKVGGAWEWHQDYGYWYKNGFLFPEAMISVMVALTDANKENGCLQVLKGTHKMQRFEHNFIGEQQGADPDFVKEAEKVSELVYCELEAGDVLFFHPNILHRSAANLSDHPRWSVISAYNLSYNIPFREKNTSCITPVQVVPDEAILESGKKEVNNADFLKKEAEITLNVK from the coding sequence ATGAAAAAAGAATTAATTGAATCCTATCACCGGGATGGATTCTTATTGGTGAAACAAATGTTCAGCCCGGATGAAATCGCACTTCTATTCAGTGTCGCTACAGACGAAAGTGTTACAGAAAATTCATTTGATCTCAACGACCAAGACGGTAAAAAGACCAAGTTAACTTTATGGTTTACCGCAGGAGATGATTCATTTGGATTGATGTCAAAATGCAAACGGATGATTGAATCTGTCCGGAATTTGCTGGGGTCGGATGAAGTCTGTCATTTCCATTCAAAGGTTATGCAGAAACAACCAAAAGTCGGAGGTGCATGGGAATGGCATCAGGATTATGGCTATTGGTATAAAAACGGATTTCTGTTTCCTGAAGCAATGATTTCTGTAATGGTGGCCCTTACAGATGCCAACAAGGAGAATGGCTGCCTTCAGGTCCTGAAAGGAACTCATAAAATGCAACGTTTTGAACATAATTTTATAGGAGAGCAACAGGGGGCTGATCCCGATTTTGTCAAAGAGGCGGAAAAGGTTTCAGAACTGGTATATTGTGAATTGGAGGCTGGTGATGTCCTGTTTTTCCACCCCAATATTCTACACCGTTCGGCAGCCAATTTATCGGACCACCCGCGATGGTCGGTGATTTCTGCTTATAATCTATCTTACAATATTCCGTTCAGGGAAAAGAATACCTCCTGTATCACCCCTGTTCAGGTAGTTCCGGATGAAGCCATTTTGGAAAGCGGTAAAAAAGAAGTCAATAACGCTGATTTTCTGAAAAAGGAAGCAGAAATTACCTTGAATGTAAAGTAA
- a CDS encoding FecR family protein, which produces MNENLEHIEDLIGKFIVGEASEIEIRKLREWCALSDENQKYLEDAKLIFQRAQLPGKQEFDADAAWNKVKNQIHGKEKKSWFIFPTWGIAAGLILIFAFTFIFYSIRQSSQNQEFNFTADLIAVTQRMPDLTEISLNKNSDVRVDYDERKKTGTIHLSGEALINIPDSKKVNWTVQTGELQIEDIGTVFHVKAFPNSAIVEVTVQEGRVRFYKENMEGISLSAGEKGTYDKNLNTFSKLEADPNVAAFVTRSFTFQEEELGQVLNSLSEVYGKKIVMEGDISGCRLTVAFENEDLDTILGIIAETLGLEVSDEGSQIKISGDGCF; this is translated from the coding sequence ATGAACGAGAATTTGGAACATATCGAAGACCTGATCGGGAAATTCATTGTCGGTGAAGCTTCTGAGATTGAAATCCGGAAGCTGAGGGAATGGTGTGCACTTTCTGATGAGAATCAAAAATACCTGGAAGATGCCAAATTGATTTTTCAAAGAGCGCAGTTGCCTGGTAAACAGGAATTTGATGCAGATGCTGCTTGGAACAAGGTGAAAAATCAGATTCATGGAAAAGAGAAAAAGTCATGGTTTATATTTCCGACATGGGGAATTGCAGCCGGTTTAATTCTTATTTTTGCTTTTACTTTCATTTTTTACTCTATCCGACAATCTTCCCAAAATCAGGAATTCAATTTCACCGCTGACTTGATAGCAGTCACCCAGAGGATGCCTGACCTGACAGAAATTTCACTTAACAAAAACTCAGATGTAAGGGTCGATTACGACGAAAGAAAAAAAACAGGAACCATCCATTTGTCAGGAGAGGCTTTGATCAATATCCCCGATTCCAAAAAAGTAAATTGGACGGTCCAAACAGGCGAACTGCAGATTGAGGATATAGGGACGGTTTTTCATGTCAAAGCTTTTCCCAATAGTGCCATTGTTGAAGTCACAGTGCAAGAAGGAAGGGTCAGGTTTTATAAAGAAAATATGGAAGGCATTTCGCTCTCAGCGGGAGAAAAAGGGACTTATGACAAAAACCTGAACACTTTTTCCAAGTTGGAAGCTGATCCCAATGTTGCGGCATTTGTCACAAGGTCTTTTACATTTCAGGAAGAGGAACTCGGTCAGGTACTTAACAGTCTTTCCGAAGTATATGGCAAAAAAATCGTCATGGAAGGAGATATTTCCGGTTGTAGGTTGACGGTAGCTTTTGAGAATGAAGACCTAGATACGATCCTTGGAATAATCGCCGAAACACTTGGTCTAGAAGTATCTGATGAAGGTTCCCAAATCAAAATCTCTGGGGATGGCTGCTTTTAA
- the fucP gene encoding L-fucose:H+ symporter permease — protein sequence MTEKTLVPKTLLLPFILITSLFALWGFANDITNPMVAAFKRVLELNNVQASLVQMAFYGGYFTMALPAAIFIKKYSYKVGVLIGLGLYAFGALLFYPAAAWESYFFFLMALYILTFGLAFLETTANPYILSMGSEETATQRLNLAQAFNPMGALAGLFVAKEFILNALQSNNLDDSGNLIYDTLDESAKSIIRTNDLMVIRDPYVMLGLVVIALAVVILMVKMPENKSKNGNLDFWPSMKRLAKKPQFVEGVIAQMFYVGAQIMVWTYIYQYAETLGIDNASAVNYAYSALILFLVGRWICTFLFRYFAPAKLLFYFSVLAVGFTLGAIFIQGMLGLYSLVGISLAMSLMFPTIYGIALEGLGEDGKYGAAFLVMAIVGGAIMPTLQGVILDFGGPAYDDIKILGVPEVNFSFVLPLVCFMVVGVFAFRRK from the coding sequence ATGACCGAAAAAACCTTAGTCCCCAAAACCCTCCTACTTCCTTTTATTCTGATTACTTCCCTTTTTGCGCTTTGGGGATTTGCCAATGACATCACCAATCCTATGGTGGCGGCTTTTAAGCGGGTATTGGAATTGAACAATGTGCAGGCCTCTTTGGTACAGATGGCTTTTTATGGAGGATACTTTACCATGGCACTTCCGGCCGCAATATTCATAAAAAAATACAGCTACAAAGTCGGAGTGCTGATTGGTTTGGGTCTATATGCTTTTGGCGCTCTGCTATTTTATCCAGCAGCTGCATGGGAAAGTTATTTCTTTTTCCTCATGGCATTGTACATCCTTACTTTTGGATTGGCTTTTTTGGAAACTACCGCCAATCCTTATATTCTTTCCATGGGATCGGAGGAAACTGCCACACAAAGACTAAACCTGGCGCAGGCATTCAATCCTATGGGTGCTTTGGCCGGACTTTTTGTGGCAAAAGAATTTATCCTGAACGCCCTCCAATCCAATAATCTTGATGATTCGGGCAATTTAATTTATGATACTTTGGATGAATCTGCCAAATCCATCATCCGGACCAATGACCTGATGGTGATCAGAGATCCATACGTGATGTTGGGGCTGGTAGTCATTGCATTGGCAGTGGTAATCCTGATGGTAAAAATGCCTGAAAACAAATCAAAAAACGGGAATCTGGATTTTTGGCCATCCATGAAACGCTTGGCAAAAAAACCTCAATTCGTAGAAGGAGTCATTGCCCAGATGTTTTATGTTGGCGCTCAAATCATGGTCTGGACCTACATTTATCAATATGCGGAAACATTGGGGATAGACAATGCCTCTGCAGTCAATTATGCCTACTCAGCCTTGATCCTGTTTTTGGTAGGAAGATGGATCTGTACCTTTCTATTCCGCTACTTCGCTCCTGCAAAATTACTTTTCTATTTTTCAGTGTTGGCAGTTGGCTTCACCTTGGGTGCTATATTTATCCAAGGAATGTTGGGACTTTATTCCCTTGTAGGTATTTCCCTAGCCATGTCTTTGATGTTCCCAACCATTTATGGCATTGCATTGGAAGGTTTGGGAGAAGATGGGAAATATGGGGCAGCTTTTCTGGTAATGGCGATTGTGGGCGGTGCCATTATGCCTACGCTTCAAGGGGTCATCCTTGATTTCGGTGGGCCTGCTTATGATGATATTAAAATCTTGGGAGTTCCCGAAGTGAATTTCTCCTTTGTCTTGCCTTTGGTTTGTTTTATGGTGGTGGGGGTTTTTGCGTTTAGGAGGAAGTAA
- a CDS encoding carboxypeptidase-like regulatory domain-containing protein, which translates to MAAFNTSIQTQGKAYYWVILVLFLFLFSSLAFGQQIPTLEKKISISAKNEPLETFLRRLSQETGTSFSYSSSAINVNRNVTADFSSKPLREVLETVLEGQVDIKQKGVYIILTPKPDSPKNLVISGYIVDESTGKAVRNATVYDPITLKSSLTDEFGYFQLSVKNPTEDLKLVINSQSYTDTLLIDEKQSTFQKVLLKTKEVDLGEVGKSIAEPMKDFWVWTKKSVAFTNMDNMSDTLHRGFQVSLIPFVGTNRKLSGNVVNDYSLNIFGGFSGGTNKLEFGGLFNLNKGNVKSIQVAGLLNQVSGTVKGFQLAGLTNAVLDSVNAAQVAGLINFSTGNVKGFQLAGLINLGTSDFRGFQLAGLANYANRDVDGVQMAGLLNVGRNVKGTQIGLFNYADSLKGAQIGLISFVRKGYHQVEIGADEMLPLNLSLRSGTRSFYNMLFAGMRTNSSDSTTWAFGYGIGSSPLLGKKTALNIELSSQQVNKGNVSALNLVNRLYIGMEFRLANKIHFFAGPSLNLRVYDSSYADHPTLFTYTNPRIISENSYPSENLATQIWIGGRGGFRFF; encoded by the coding sequence ATGGCTGCTTTTAATACTTCAATTCAAACCCAAGGAAAGGCCTATTATTGGGTAATATTAGTGCTCTTCCTTTTCTTATTTTCTTCATTGGCTTTCGGACAACAGATTCCTACTTTGGAGAAAAAAATTTCCATTTCGGCCAAAAACGAACCGCTTGAAACTTTCCTCCGGCGCTTATCCCAAGAGACAGGAACGTCATTTTCCTACAGTTCTTCCGCTATCAATGTAAATAGAAATGTGACCGCTGATTTTTCTAGCAAACCTTTGAGGGAAGTTTTGGAAACTGTGTTGGAAGGTCAAGTGGATATCAAACAGAAAGGTGTGTATATCATACTCACTCCAAAACCAGATTCCCCCAAGAACTTGGTCATCAGTGGCTATATCGTGGATGAAAGTACAGGTAAAGCTGTCCGAAATGCGACCGTTTATGACCCGATTACCTTGAAATCTTCCTTGACGGATGAGTTTGGCTATTTCCAGTTGTCGGTAAAAAATCCCACAGAGGACCTCAAATTGGTCATCAACAGTCAATCCTATACCGACACACTTTTGATAGACGAAAAACAATCCACTTTCCAAAAGGTCTTGCTCAAAACCAAAGAAGTTGATCTTGGTGAAGTTGGCAAAAGTATAGCAGAACCTATGAAAGATTTTTGGGTTTGGACCAAAAAGTCAGTGGCTTTTACCAATATGGACAATATGAGCGATACACTGCATCGGGGATTTCAGGTTTCCTTGATTCCATTCGTGGGAACAAATAGAAAGCTTTCGGGAAATGTGGTCAATGATTATTCTCTCAACATCTTCGGAGGCTTTTCTGGAGGCACCAACAAACTGGAGTTTGGAGGATTATTCAATCTCAATAAAGGAAATGTTAAGTCTATACAGGTTGCAGGTCTATTAAATCAGGTCAGCGGAACCGTCAAAGGATTCCAATTGGCAGGATTGACAAATGCTGTACTGGATTCGGTGAATGCTGCACAAGTTGCAGGATTGATCAATTTCAGTACGGGAAATGTAAAGGGTTTTCAGTTGGCGGGACTGATAAACCTTGGGACCTCCGATTTTCGCGGATTCCAATTAGCCGGATTAGCCAATTATGCCAACAGGGATGTTGATGGTGTACAGATGGCAGGTTTACTGAACGTGGGACGCAATGTCAAAGGTACCCAAATCGGACTTTTCAATTATGCTGACAGTTTAAAGGGTGCCCAGATTGGTCTGATCAGTTTTGTGAGAAAAGGTTACCATCAGGTCGAGATCGGGGCGGATGAAATGCTGCCTTTGAATCTGTCACTGCGTTCTGGCACAAGATCATTTTACAACATGCTTTTTGCAGGAATGAGAACAAACAGTTCGGACTCCACTACTTGGGCATTTGGCTATGGGATAGGCTCCTCCCCTTTATTAGGCAAGAAAACAGCTCTGAATATCGAATTGAGTTCCCAGCAAGTTAACAAAGGTAATGTCTCGGCCTTGAATCTAGTCAACAGACTTTACATAGGAATGGAATTTCGTCTGGCAAATAAAATCCACTTCTTCGCCGGACCAAGTCTGAACCTAAGGGTGTATGACAGTTCCTATGCTGACCATCCAACTTTATTTACTTACACCAATCCAAGAATCATTTCCGAGAACTCCTACCCTTCCGAAAACCTTGCCACCCAAATATGGATTGGCGGTAGAGGGGGATTTAGGTTTTTTTGA
- a CDS encoding sugar phosphate isomerase/epimerase family protein translates to MDRRHFMGILPMATIAVSSFKFNEFKESGLPVSANEYNWVTFYRRAGKNWGDNWDSCFSEFSKTKIPGFEPSLRDVRHLEELIPYLKKYKIELPSVYIGSQMHEEELARQSTDNILEIARKAKSLGTKIIVTNPNPIQWGGGPLKNDEQLFCQSTHLEQLGEAISGLGMKLAYHTHDVELLAGAREFHHVLQNTSPQNLHFCMDVHWMYRGSGNSQWAVFDTLKMYADRIVSFHLRQSKDGFWTETFQANGDIDYPRFVREIDKLGIKAHLVIEQCLEEKTTVQLDAVQAHQINYAEIKKLFKI, encoded by the coding sequence ATGGATAGAAGGCATTTTATGGGCATTCTGCCAATGGCAACTATTGCGGTTTCTTCATTTAAATTCAATGAATTTAAGGAGTCAGGTTTACCTGTTTCAGCCAATGAGTACAACTGGGTTACTTTTTACCGTAGGGCCGGCAAAAATTGGGGAGATAATTGGGACAGTTGTTTTTCGGAATTTTCAAAAACAAAAATCCCTGGCTTTGAACCTTCTTTAAGAGATGTAAGGCATTTGGAAGAACTCATCCCCTATTTGAAAAAATACAAGATTGAACTTCCCTCAGTTTACATAGGCAGCCAAATGCATGAGGAGGAACTGGCCAGGCAATCCACAGACAATATTCTGGAAATTGCGCGAAAAGCCAAAAGCCTGGGAACGAAAATCATTGTGACCAATCCTAATCCCATCCAATGGGGCGGAGGGCCTTTAAAAAATGATGAACAGTTATTTTGTCAAAGTACCCACCTGGAGCAATTGGGAGAAGCCATCAGTGGACTGGGAATGAAATTGGCCTACCATACCCACGATGTGGAATTATTGGCAGGGGCAAGGGAATTCCATCATGTGCTTCAGAACACCTCCCCCCAAAACCTCCATTTTTGCATGGACGTGCATTGGATGTACAGGGGCTCCGGAAATTCTCAGTGGGCTGTATTCGATACCTTAAAAATGTATGCCGATAGGATTGTATCCTTTCATTTAAGGCAATCCAAAGATGGTTTCTGGACAGAAACATTTCAAGCCAATGGAGATATTGATTACCCAAGATTTGTCCGGGAAATTGACAAACTGGGAATAAAGGCTCATTTGGTCATTGAACAATGCCTTGAAGAAAAAACTACTGTTCAATTGGATGCAGTACAGGCCCATCAAATCAATTACGCTGAAATCAAAAAATTATTTAAAATCTAA
- a CDS encoding Gfo/Idh/MocA family protein, whose translation MINICILGGGFIGRFYAESLIGRRGKDTVKVVYARREETAKRFAEDYQVDHFTTSIEEAITHPNTDMVLIALPNYVHEDAVMLCVKHKKPVLCTKPLGRTAEEALRMTLACEEAGIFAGYLEDLCYTPKFLKSVKSIESGAIGRVLWAKSRETHPGPHSDWFWDLEKAGGGAILDLGCHCVEIARNFIGKDVLPVEVMCWADTQVKPIDAEDHAIGLVKYENGAIGQFEVSWTFRGGMDLRDEVMGTEGTIWINSFLRTGFEMFSSGLGNDYVAEKAETSAGWLFPVGDEAHELGYPNMFIDMFEAFENGTQPRETFYDGYIVNAIVDAAYKSAKTKLWEPVELPVWRGKKGLKKPSVYKEYDAEHWFIKEELLPNGDKKLIIKHKETGEIVEKRVDKKNQA comes from the coding sequence ATGATCAATATATGCATCCTCGGAGGAGGATTTATCGGAAGATTCTATGCTGAGTCCCTTATTGGAAGGAGAGGTAAAGATACAGTCAAAGTAGTATATGCAAGAAGGGAAGAGACGGCCAAAAGATTTGCAGAAGATTACCAGGTAGACCATTTTACGACAAGTATAGAGGAGGCAATTACCCATCCCAATACGGATATGGTGTTGATTGCACTGCCCAATTATGTACACGAAGATGCTGTCATGCTTTGCGTAAAACATAAGAAACCGGTTTTATGCACAAAACCCCTTGGCAGAACTGCCGAAGAAGCATTAAGGATGACCTTGGCTTGTGAAGAGGCCGGGATTTTTGCCGGATACCTGGAAGATTTGTGTTACACCCCCAAATTCCTGAAATCAGTAAAGAGTATTGAATCAGGAGCTATTGGACGGGTATTATGGGCAAAATCAAGGGAAACACATCCTGGCCCACATTCTGATTGGTTTTGGGATTTAGAAAAAGCCGGTGGTGGAGCTATTTTGGATCTTGGGTGCCATTGTGTGGAAATAGCCAGGAATTTTATCGGTAAAGATGTGCTGCCTGTCGAAGTCATGTGCTGGGCAGACACCCAAGTCAAACCAATAGATGCTGAAGACCACGCCATTGGTTTGGTGAAATATGAAAATGGCGCTATTGGCCAATTTGAAGTTTCCTGGACATTCAGAGGTGGTATGGATCTGAGAGATGAGGTAATGGGAACCGAAGGAACCATTTGGATCAACTCCTTTTTGAGAACTGGATTTGAGATGTTCAGCAGTGGATTGGGGAATGATTATGTGGCCGAAAAAGCTGAAACTTCCGCAGGCTGGCTATTCCCTGTGGGAGACGAAGCGCATGAACTGGGTTATCCCAATATGTTCATAGATATGTTTGAGGCATTTGAAAACGGTACCCAACCCAGAGAAACCTTTTATGATGGCTATATTGTCAATGCTATTGTAGATGCAGCTTATAAATCTGCCAAGACAAAATTATGGGAACCTGTGGAACTTCCTGTTTGGAGAGGAAAAAAGGGCCTGAAAAAACCATCTGTATATAAGGAGTATGATGCAGAGCATTGGTTCATCAAAGAAGAACTTTTGCCTAACGGGGATAAAAAGCTGATCATAAAACATAAAGAAACGGGGGAGATTGTTGAAAAAAGGGTAGATAAAAAAAATCAAGCCTGA
- a CDS encoding nuclear transport factor 2-like protein — protein MKEKEDIIRNYIEGYNNFDVSRMVQDFDKKVIFENIQNGEVTMTLNGIDEFITQAEAAKSYFLERMQKIKVFRHENDKTEIEVEYTAVLAIDFPNGLKKGQKIKLLGKSVFEFQNEKIIRLTDLS, from the coding sequence ATGAAAGAAAAAGAAGATATCATCCGAAATTATATAGAAGGATACAACAATTTTGATGTTTCAAGAATGGTGCAGGATTTTGATAAGAAAGTTATTTTTGAAAATATCCAAAATGGAGAAGTAACCATGACTTTGAACGGGATTGATGAATTCATTACACAGGCAGAAGCAGCAAAAAGTTACTTTTTAGAAAGGATGCAAAAAATCAAGGTTTTCAGACATGAAAACGATAAAACTGAAATTGAAGTTGAATACACTGCTGTATTGGCTATTGACTTTCCAAACGGACTGAAAAAAGGTCAGAAAATAAAACTCTTGGGCAAATCTGTTTTTGAATTTCAGAATGAAAAAATCATACGTTTAACAGATCTGAGTTAA